A genomic window from Rattus norvegicus strain BN/NHsdMcwi chromosome 9, GRCr8, whole genome shotgun sequence includes:
- the Safb gene encoding scaffold attachment factor B1 isoform X1: MAETLSGLGDSGAASAAAVSSAASETGTRRLSDLRVIDLRAELRKRNLDSSGNKSVLMERLKKAIEEEGGNPDEIEVISEGNKKMPKRPSKGKKPEDEGVEDNGLEENSGDGQEDVETSLENLQDMDMMDISVLDEADIDNGSVADCVEEEEEATLPEGLGDSTELVEGDSKGLPEQLQEHAIDDKEAINNVDTSSSDFTILQEMEEASLEPENEKILDILGETCKSEPVKEEGSELEQPFAQATSSVGPDRKLAEEEDLFESCGHPEEEEEEEEEEEQEEEQEEEGDLALASSSKSESSSTRCQWSEADALLAVVKREPAEAPGGGTGMDREPVGLEEPVEQSSTAAQLPETTSQELVRAPTAAPSPEPRDSKDDVKKFAFDACNDVPAAPKESSASEGADQKMSSVEDDSDTKRLSREEKGRSSCGRNFWVSGLSSTTRATDLKNLFSRYGKVVGAKVVTNARSPGARCYGFVTMSTAEEATKCINHLHKTELHGKMISVEKAKSEPAGKRVPDRRDGDSKKEKTSTSDRSANLKREEKGDRKDDAKKTDDGSTEKSKDADDQKPGPSERSRTTKSGSRGTERTVVMDKSKGVPVISVKTSGSKERASKSQDRKSVSREKRSVVSFDKVKESRKSRDSESRRERERERSEREQRLQAQWEREERERLEIARERLAFHRHRLERERMERERLERERMHVEQERRREQERIHREREELRRQQELRYEQERRPAVRRPYEVDGRRDDAYWPEAKRAALDDRYHSDFSRQDRFHDFDHRDRGRYPNHSVDRREGSRSMMGDREGQHYPERHGGPERHGRDSRDGWGYGSNKRLSEGRGLPPPPRGRRDWGEHGRRLEDDRAWQGTADGGMMERDHKRWQGGERSMSGHSGPGHMMNRGGMSGRGSFAPGGASRGHVIPRGGMQAGFGGQSRGSRPSDARFTRRY, from the exons ggaagaAACCAGAAGACGAGGGTGTGGAGGACAACGGGCTCGAGGAGAATTCTGGGGATGGGCAG GAGGATGTGGAAACCAGCCTGGAGAACCTGCAAGACATGGATATGATGGACATCAGTGTGCTGGATGAGGCTGACATTGATAATGGCAGCGTGGCAGACtgtgtggaggaagaagaggaggccaCACTCCCTGAGGGCCTAGGAGACAGCACTGAACTGGTAGAAGGCGACTCGAAGGGGCTCCCAGAACAGCTGCAGGAGCATGCT ATAGATGACAAGGAAGCCATTAACAATGTAGATACATCATCATCTGACTTCACCATCCTGCAG GAGATGGAAGAGGCATCTTTGGAGCCAG aaaatgagaaaatactcGACATTTTGGGGGAAACTTGTAAATCTGAGCCAGTAAAAGAAGAAGGTTCGGAGCTGGAGCAGCCCTTTGCCCAGGCCACGAGTAGCGTGGGGCCAGACAGGAAGCTGGCGGAGGAAGAGGACCTATTTGAGAGCTGCGGCCACccggaagaggaagaagaagaggaggaagaagaggagcaggaagaggagcaggaggaggagggagatttaGCTTTGGCCAGCAGCAGCAAGTCTGAGTCTTCAAGCACTCGATGTCAGTGGAGCGAGGCAGACGCCCTGTTAGCAGTAGTGAAAAGGGAGCCGGCAGAGGCGCCTGGCGGAGGCACTGGGATGGACCGCGAGCCTGTAGGGCTAGAGGAGCCAGTTGAACAGAGTAGCACGGCTGCCCAGCTCCCGGAGACCACCAGCCAGGAGCTGGTGCGAGCGCCCACGGCAGCCCCGAGCCCTGAGCCCCGAGATAGCAAAGACGACGTGAAGAAGTTTGCTTTTGACGCTTGTAATGACGTCCCTGCGGCTCCTAAAGAGTCCTCAGCCAGTGAGGGCGCTGATCAGAAAATGAG TTCTGTGGAAGATGACTCGGATACAAAAAGGCTTTCCAGAGAGGAGAAGG GTCGCAGCAGCTGTGGTAGGAATTTCTGGGTTAGTGGCCTTTCATCTACGACCAGAGCCACAGATCTGAAGAACCTTTTTAGCAGATACGGGAAG GTGGTGGGAGCTAAGGTTGTGACGAACGCCCGGAGTCCCGGAGCTCGCTGTTACGGCTTTGTCACTATGTCCACAGCTGAAGAGGCAACAAAGTGCATTAACCATTTGCATAAGACTGAGCTGCATGGCAAGATGATCTCGGTGGAAAAG GCCAAAAGTGAGCCCGCTGGCAAAAGAGTACCTGACAGGCGAGATGGcgacagcaagaaagagaagaCCAGCACCAGTGACAG ATCTGCAAACCttaagagggaggagaaaggtgaCAGAAAAGACGATGCCAAGAAGACGGATGATGGGAGCACAGAGAAGAGCAAGGATGCAGATGACCAAAAGCCTGGGCCTTCAGAGCGCTCTCGAACAACCAAGTCAG GAAGCCGTGGCACTGAGCGTACTGTGGTGATGGACAAGTCCAAAGGTGTGCCTGTCATCAGTGTGAAGACTTCTGGTTCTAAAGAGAGA GCCTCCAAAAGTCAGGACCGAAAGTCTGTCAGCCGGGAGAAGCGGTCTGTTGTGTCCTTTGACAAGGTTAAAGAGTCTCGAAAGTCCAGAGACTCGGAGTCACGGAG GGAGCGGGAGCGGGAGCGCAGTGAGCGGGAGCAAAGGCTGCAGGCCCAGTGGGAGCGGGAGGAGCGAGAGCGGCTGGAGATTGCCCGGGAGCGCCTGGCTTTCCACCGACATAGGCTGGAGCGTGAACGCATGGAGAGGGAACGGTTGGAGCGGGAGCGCATGCATGTGGAACAGGAGCGGAGGCGTGAGCAAGAGCGCATTCACCGAGAGCGAGAGGAGCTTCGGCGTCAGCAGGAACTGCGCTATGAACAGGAGCGGAGGCCTGCTGTGCGCAGGCCCTATGAAGTAGATGGCCG GCGAGATGATGCCTATTGGCCAGAAGCTAAACGGGCTGCGCTGGATGACCGTTACCACTCAGACTTCAGTCGCCAGGACCGCTTTCATGACTTCGACCACAGAGACAGAGGCCGCTATCCCAACCACTCTGTGGATAG GAGAGAAGGTTCACGGTCGATgatgggagacagagaaggacag CATTACCCTGAGCGCCATGGAGGACCTGAACGCCATGGCCGGGACTCTCGAGATGGCTGGGGCTATGGCTCAAACAAGAGACTGAGTGAAGGCCGGGGGCTGCCCCCTCCTCCCAG GGGCAGGCGTGACTGGGGAGAGCATGGCCGGAGACTTGAAGATGACCGGGCATGGCAGGGCACAGCTGATGGAGGCATGATGGAGCGTGATCACAAGAGATGGCAAG GTGGTGAGAGGAGCATGTCTGGCCACTCAGGGCCCGGTCACATGATGAATCGTGGTGGCATGTCAGG GCGAGGCAGTTTTGCCCCCGGAGGAGCTTCCCGTGGCCATGTGATCCCACGTGGAGGGATGCAGGCAGGCTTCGGCGGACAGAGCCGGGGCAGCAGACCCAGTGATGCCCGCTTCACCCGCCGCTATTGA
- the Safb gene encoding scaffold attachment factor B1, protein MAETLSGLGDSGAASAAAVSSAASETGTRRLSDLRVIDLRAELRKRNLDSSGNKSVLMERLKKAIEEEGGNPDEIEVISEGNKKMPKRPSKGKKPEDEGVEDNGLEENSGDGQEDVETSLENLQDMDMMDISVLDEADIDNGSVADCVEEEEEATLPEGLGDSTELVEGDSKGLPEQLQEHAIDDKEAINNVDTSSSDFTILQEMEEASLEPENEKILDILGETCKSEPVKEEGSELEQPFAQATSSVGPDRKLAEEEDLFESCGHPEEEEEEEEEEEQEEEQEEEGDLALASSSKSESSSTRCQWSEADALLAVVKREPAEAPGGGTGMDREPVGLEEPVEQSSTAAQLPETTSQELVRAPTAAPSPEPRDSKDDVKKFAFDACNDVPAAPKESSASEGADQKMSSVEDDSDTKRLSREEKGRSSCGRNFWVSGLSSTTRATDLKNLFSRYGKVVGAKVVTNARSPGARCYGFVTMSTAEEATKCINHLHKTELHGKMISVEKAKSEPAGKRVPDRRDGDSKKEKTSTSDRSANLKREEKGDRKDDAKKTDDGSTEKSKDADDQKPGPSERSRTTKSGSRGTERTVVMDKSKGVPVISVKTSGSKERASKSQDRKSVSREKRSVVSFDKVKESRKSRDSESRRERERERSEREQRLQAQWEREERERLEIARERLAFHRHRLERERMERERLERERMHVEQERRREQERIHREREELRRQQELRYEQERRPAVRRPYEVDGRRDDAYWPEAKRAALDDRYHSDFSRQDRFHDFDHRDRGRYPNHSVDRREGSRSMMGDREGQHYPERHGGPERHGRDSRDGWGYGSNKRLSEGRGLPPPPRRDWGEHGRRLEDDRAWQGTADGGMMERDHKRWQGGERSMSGHSGPGHMMNRGGMSGRGSFAPGGASRGHVIPRGGMQAGFGGQSRGSRPSDARFTRRY, encoded by the exons ggaagaAACCAGAAGACGAGGGTGTGGAGGACAACGGGCTCGAGGAGAATTCTGGGGATGGGCAG GAGGATGTGGAAACCAGCCTGGAGAACCTGCAAGACATGGATATGATGGACATCAGTGTGCTGGATGAGGCTGACATTGATAATGGCAGCGTGGCAGACtgtgtggaggaagaagaggaggccaCACTCCCTGAGGGCCTAGGAGACAGCACTGAACTGGTAGAAGGCGACTCGAAGGGGCTCCCAGAACAGCTGCAGGAGCATGCT ATAGATGACAAGGAAGCCATTAACAATGTAGATACATCATCATCTGACTTCACCATCCTGCAG GAGATGGAAGAGGCATCTTTGGAGCCAG aaaatgagaaaatactcGACATTTTGGGGGAAACTTGTAAATCTGAGCCAGTAAAAGAAGAAGGTTCGGAGCTGGAGCAGCCCTTTGCCCAGGCCACGAGTAGCGTGGGGCCAGACAGGAAGCTGGCGGAGGAAGAGGACCTATTTGAGAGCTGCGGCCACccggaagaggaagaagaagaggaggaagaagaggagcaggaagaggagcaggaggaggagggagatttaGCTTTGGCCAGCAGCAGCAAGTCTGAGTCTTCAAGCACTCGATGTCAGTGGAGCGAGGCAGACGCCCTGTTAGCAGTAGTGAAAAGGGAGCCGGCAGAGGCGCCTGGCGGAGGCACTGGGATGGACCGCGAGCCTGTAGGGCTAGAGGAGCCAGTTGAACAGAGTAGCACGGCTGCCCAGCTCCCGGAGACCACCAGCCAGGAGCTGGTGCGAGCGCCCACGGCAGCCCCGAGCCCTGAGCCCCGAGATAGCAAAGACGACGTGAAGAAGTTTGCTTTTGACGCTTGTAATGACGTCCCTGCGGCTCCTAAAGAGTCCTCAGCCAGTGAGGGCGCTGATCAGAAAATGAG TTCTGTGGAAGATGACTCGGATACAAAAAGGCTTTCCAGAGAGGAGAAGG GTCGCAGCAGCTGTGGTAGGAATTTCTGGGTTAGTGGCCTTTCATCTACGACCAGAGCCACAGATCTGAAGAACCTTTTTAGCAGATACGGGAAG GTGGTGGGAGCTAAGGTTGTGACGAACGCCCGGAGTCCCGGAGCTCGCTGTTACGGCTTTGTCACTATGTCCACAGCTGAAGAGGCAACAAAGTGCATTAACCATTTGCATAAGACTGAGCTGCATGGCAAGATGATCTCGGTGGAAAAG GCCAAAAGTGAGCCCGCTGGCAAAAGAGTACCTGACAGGCGAGATGGcgacagcaagaaagagaagaCCAGCACCAGTGACAG ATCTGCAAACCttaagagggaggagaaaggtgaCAGAAAAGACGATGCCAAGAAGACGGATGATGGGAGCACAGAGAAGAGCAAGGATGCAGATGACCAAAAGCCTGGGCCTTCAGAGCGCTCTCGAACAACCAAGTCAG GAAGCCGTGGCACTGAGCGTACTGTGGTGATGGACAAGTCCAAAGGTGTGCCTGTCATCAGTGTGAAGACTTCTGGTTCTAAAGAGAGA GCCTCCAAAAGTCAGGACCGAAAGTCTGTCAGCCGGGAGAAGCGGTCTGTTGTGTCCTTTGACAAGGTTAAAGAGTCTCGAAAGTCCAGAGACTCGGAGTCACGGAG GGAGCGGGAGCGGGAGCGCAGTGAGCGGGAGCAAAGGCTGCAGGCCCAGTGGGAGCGGGAGGAGCGAGAGCGGCTGGAGATTGCCCGGGAGCGCCTGGCTTTCCACCGACATAGGCTGGAGCGTGAACGCATGGAGAGGGAACGGTTGGAGCGGGAGCGCATGCATGTGGAACAGGAGCGGAGGCGTGAGCAAGAGCGCATTCACCGAGAGCGAGAGGAGCTTCGGCGTCAGCAGGAACTGCGCTATGAACAGGAGCGGAGGCCTGCTGTGCGCAGGCCCTATGAAGTAGATGGCCG GCGAGATGATGCCTATTGGCCAGAAGCTAAACGGGCTGCGCTGGATGACCGTTACCACTCAGACTTCAGTCGCCAGGACCGCTTTCATGACTTCGACCACAGAGACAGAGGCCGCTATCCCAACCACTCTGTGGATAG GAGAGAAGGTTCACGGTCGATgatgggagacagagaaggacag CATTACCCTGAGCGCCATGGAGGACCTGAACGCCATGGCCGGGACTCTCGAGATGGCTGGGGCTATGGCTCAAACAAGAGACTGAGTGAAGGCCGGGGGCTGCCCCCTCCTCCCAG GCGTGACTGGGGAGAGCATGGCCGGAGACTTGAAGATGACCGGGCATGGCAGGGCACAGCTGATGGAGGCATGATGGAGCGTGATCACAAGAGATGGCAAG GTGGTGAGAGGAGCATGTCTGGCCACTCAGGGCCCGGTCACATGATGAATCGTGGTGGCATGTCAGG GCGAGGCAGTTTTGCCCCCGGAGGAGCTTCCCGTGGCCATGTGATCCCACGTGGAGGGATGCAGGCAGGCTTCGGCGGACAGAGCCGGGGCAGCAGACCCAGTGATGCCCGCTTCACCCGCCGCTATTGA
- the Micos13 gene encoding MICOS complex subunit MIC13 precursor: protein MVARVWSLMRFLIKGSVAGGAVYLVYDQELLGPSDKSEAVLRKAEEVVPPAMYQFSQYVCQQTGLEMSQLPAPPKINFPNFRDSWNSGIISVMAALSVAPSKAREYSREGWEYVKEHTK, encoded by the exons ATGGTGGCTCGAGTGTGGTCGCTAATGAG GTTCCTCATCAAGGGAAGTGTGGCTGGAGGAGCAGTCTACCTTGTTTATGACCAGGAGCTGCTGGGGCCTAGTGACAAGAGCGAGGCTGTCCTGCGGAAGGCCGAGGAAGTTGTGCCACCAGCAATGTACCAGTTCAGCCAATATGTGTGCCAGCAGACGGGTCTGGAGATGTCACAG ctcccagcccctCCAAAGATTAACTTTCCGAACTTCCGTGATTCCTGGAACTCAG GCATCATCTCGGTCATGGCAGCCTTGTCCGTGGCCCCCTCCAAGGCTCGAGAATACTCCAGGGAGGGCTGGGAGTATGTCAAAGAACACACCAAGTAA
- the Micos13 gene encoding MICOS complex subunit MIC13 isoform X1 encodes MVARVWSLMRFLIKGSVAGGAVYLVYDQELLGPSDKSEAVLRKAEEVVPPAMYQFSQYVCQQTGLEMSQLPAPPKINFPNFRDSWNSGRPLCPCLGGCRGTPASLPALFTSLFLSTSPYLPICVPVFHLQN; translated from the exons ATGGTGGCTCGAGTGTGGTCGCTAATGAG GTTCCTCATCAAGGGAAGTGTGGCTGGAGGAGCAGTCTACCTTGTTTATGACCAGGAGCTGCTGGGGCCTAGTGACAAGAGCGAGGCTGTCCTGCGGAAGGCCGAGGAAGTTGTGCCACCAGCAATGTACCAGTTCAGCCAATATGTGTGCCAGCAGACGGGTCTGGAGATGTCACAG ctcccagcccctCCAAAGATTAACTTTCCGAACTTCCGTGATTCCTGGAACTCAGGTAGGCCCCTATGCCCCTGCTTGGGGGGATGCCGAGGCACCCCAGCCTCTCTCCCAGCCCTGTTTACCTCATTGTTCCTTTCCACTTCTCCATATTTGCCTATTTGTGTGCCTGTATTTCACCTGCAGAACTAA
- the Rpl36 gene encoding large ribosomal subunit protein eL36 (The RefSeq protein has 1 substitution compared to this genomic sequence), giving the protein MALRYPMAVGLNKGHKVTKNVSKPRHSRRRGRLTKHTKFVRDMIREVCAFAPYERRAMELLKVSKDKRALKFIKKRVGTHIRAKRKREELSNVLAAMRKAAAKKD; this is encoded by the exons ATGGCCCTGCGCTACCCCATGGCCGTGGGCCTCAACAAAGGCCACAAAGTGACGAAAAACGTCAGCAAGCCGAGACACAGCCGCCGCCGCGGG CGCCTCACCAAGCACACCAAGTTCGTGCGAGATATGATCCGGGAGGTGTGCGGCTTCGCGCCCTACGAGCGGCGTGCCATGGAGCTGCTCAAGGTGTCCAAGGACAAGCGAGCACTCAAGTTTATCAAGAAGAGG GTGGGCACGCACATCCGCgccaagagaaagagggaggagctgAGCAACGTGCTGGCAGCCATGCGGAAGGCGGCGGCCAAGAAGGATTGA
- the Rpl36 gene encoding large ribosomal subunit protein eL36 isoform X1 — protein MALRYPMAVGLNKGHKVTKNVSKPRHSRRRGRLTKHTKFVRDMIREVCGFAPYERRAMELLKVSKDKRALKFIKKRVGTHIRAKRKREELSNVLAAMRKAAAKKD, from the exons ATGGCCCTGCGCTACCCCATGGCCGTGGGCCTCAACAAAGGCCACAAAGTGACGAAAAACGTCAGCAAGCCGAGACACAGCCGCCGCCGCGGG CGCCTCACCAAGCACACCAAGTTCGTGCGAGATATGATCCGGGAGGTGTGCGGCTTCGCGCCCTACGAGCGGCGTGCCATGGAGCTGCTCAAGGTGTCCAAGGACAAGCGAGCACTCAAGTTTATCAAGAAGAGG GTGGGCACGCACATCCGCgccaagagaaagagggaggagctgAGCAACGTGCTGGCAGCCATGCGGAAGGCGGCGGCCAAGAAGGATTGA
- the Lonp1 gene encoding lon protease homolog, mitochondrial precursor translates to MAASTGYVRLWAAARCWVLRRPLLAVTGGRVPSASGSWLRRGCRVCDTSTPWGGRVPMGGGQWRGLWDAGSRGGSDETSEGGVEDGATASSGEGPVVTALAPMTVPDVFPHLPLIAISRNPVFPRFIKIVEVKNKKLVELLRRKVRLAQPYVGVFLKRDDNNESDVVESLDEIYHTGTFAQIHEMQDLGDKLRMIVTGHRRIHISRQLEVEPEGLEPEAENKQKSRRKLKRGKKEVGDELGAKPQLEMVTEATSDTSKEVLMVEVENVAHEDFQVTEEVKALTAEIVKTIRDIIALNPLYRESVLQMMQAGQRVVDNPIYLSDMGAALTGAESHELQDVLEETNILKRLYKALSLLKKEFELSKLQQRLGREVEEKIKQTHRKYLLQEQLKIIKKELGLEKDDKDAIEEKFRERLKELVVPKHVMDVVDEELSKLALLDNHSSEFNVTRNYLDWLTSIPWGRQSDENLDLARAQSVLEEDHYGMEDVKKRVLEFIAVSQLRGSTQGKILCFHGPPGVGKTSIARSIARALGREYFRFSVGGMTDVAEIKGHRRTYVGAMPGKIIQCLKKTKTENPLVLIDEVDKIGRGYQGDPSSALLELLDPEQNANFLDHYLDVPVDLSKVLFICTANVTDTIPEPLRDRMEMINVSGYVAQEKLAIAERYLVPQARTLCGLDESKAQLSATVLTLLIKQYCRESGVRNLQKQVEKVLRKAAYKIVSGEAQTVHVTPENLQDFVGKPVFTVERMYDVTPPGVVMGLAWTAMGGSTLFVETSLRRPQPSGSKEDKDGSLEVTGQLGDVMKESARIAYTFARAFLMEQDPENDFLVTSHIHLHVPEGATPKDGPSAGCTIVTALLSLALGQPVLQNLAMTGEVSLTGKVLPVGGIKEKTIAAKRAGVTCIILPAENRKDFSDLAPFITEGLEVHFVEHYRDIFRIAFPLREHQEALAVER, encoded by the exons ATGGCGGCAAGCACAGGTTACGTGCGGCTGTGGGCTGCTGCGCGGTGCTGGGTTCTGCGGCGTCCGCTCTTGGCTGTCACCGGAGGCCGAGTCCCGAGTGCGTCCGGGTCCTGGCTGCGCCGAGGATGTCGGGTCTGCGACACGTCAACTCCCTGGGGCGGCCGCGTTCCTATGGGCGGGGGCCAGTGGCGGGGGCTGTGGGACGCGGGGAGCCGCGGTGGCAGCGACGAGACCTCCGAGGGCGGCGTGGAGGACGGGGCCACGGCGAGCAGCGGGGAAGGCCCGGTCGTCACGGCCCTCGCGCCTATGACCGTCCCGGATGTGTTTCCTCACCTGCCGCTCATCGCCATCTCCCGCAACCCGGTGTTCCCGCGCTTTATCAAGATCGTGGAG GTTAAAAATAAGAAGTTGGTTGAGCTGCTGAGAAGGAAAGTCCGCCTGGCACAGCCGTATGTTGGCGTCTTCTTAAAGAGAGATGATAA CAATGAGTCAGACGTGGTGGAGAGCCTGGATGAGATCTACCATACGGGAACGTTCGCTCAGATTCATGAGATGCAGGACCTCGGAGACAAGTTGCGCATGATCGTTACAGGCCACAGAAG GATTCACATCAGCCGGCAGCTGGAGGTGGAACCAGAGGGgctggagccagaggcagagaacaaacaaaagtccAGGAGGAAGCTGAAGCGAGGCAAGAAAGAGGTCGGGGATGAGCTGGGTGCCAAGCCCCAGCTGGAGATGGTGACTGAGGCTACCAGTGACACATCCAAAGAGGTGCTCATGGTGGAGGTTGAGAATGTAGCCCATGAAGACTTTCAGGTCACAGAGGAAGTGAAG GCCCTGACTGCAGAGATCGTGAAGACCATTCGGGATATCATCGCCCTGAACCCTCTGTACAG AGAGTCCGTGCTGCAGATGATGCAGGCAGGCCAGCGTGTGGTGGACAACCCCATCTACTTGAGCGACATGGGTGCCGCACTCACTGGGGCTGAGTCCCATGAGCTGCAAGATGTGCTGGAAGAAACAAAC ATCCTTAAGCGGCTCTATAAGGCCCTGTCTCTTTTGAAGAAGGAGTTCGAGTTGAGCAAGCTTCAACAGCGCCTGGGGCGTGAG GTGGAGGAGAAGATCAAGCAGACGCACAGGAAGTACCTGCTGCAGGAGCAGCTGAAGATCATCAAGAAAGAGTTGGGACTAGAGAAGGATGATAAAGATGCCATTGAGGAGAAGTTCCGGGAACGCTTAAAGGAGCTTGTGGTTCCCAAGCATGTGATGGACGTGGTAGATGAGGAGCTGAGCAAGCTGGCCCTACTGGACAACCACTCCTCTGAATTCAA TGTCACTCGCAACTACCTGGACTGGCTGACGTCCATCCCATGGGGCCGGCAGAGCGATGAGAACTTAGACCTGGCTCGGGCCCAGTCGGTGCTGGAGGAGGACCACTATGGCATGGAGGATGTGAAGAAGCGAGTCTTG GAGTTCATTGCAGTCAGCCAGCTCCGAGGCTCCACACAGGGCAAGATCCTCTGCTTCCACGGCCCACCAGGTGTGGGCAAGACCAGCATTGCACGCTCCATTGCCCGTGCCCTTGGCCGTGAATACTTCCGCTTTAGTGTTGGTGGCATGACAGATGTGGCAGAAATCAAGGGGCACAG GCGTACCTATGTGGGGGCCATGCCTGGGAAGATTATCCAGTGTCTGAAGAAAACCAAGACAGAGAACCCATTAGTGCTGATTGATGAG GTGGATAAGATTGGCCGAGGCTACCAAGGGGACCCGTCATCAGCACTGTTGGAGTTGTTGGACCCTGAGCAGAATGCCAACTTCCTGGACCACTACCTGGATGTGCCAGTGGACCTGTCCAAG GTGCTATTCATCTGCACAGCCAACGTCACTGACACTATACCGGAGCCACTAAGGGATCGCATGGAGATGATCAATGTGTCAGGCTATGTAGCACAGGAGAAGCTGGCCATTGCAGAG CGGTACCTGGTGCCACAGGCCCGCACCCTGTGTGGCCTAGACGAGAGCAAGGCCCAACTGTCAGCGACAGTGCTCACTCTACTCATCAAACAGTACTGCAGGGAAAGTGGTGTGCGCAACCtgcagaagcaggtggagaaG GTGCTGCGCAAGGCTGCATACAAGATTGTAAGTGGAGAGGCCCAGACAGTGCACGTGACACCTGAGAACCTGCAAGACTTTGTAGGGAAGCCAGTGTTCACAGTGGAGCGCATGTATGATGTCACGCCTCCTGGTGTGGTCATGGGTTTGGCCTGGACTGCCATGG GAGGCTCCACATTGTTCGTGGAGACATCTTTAAGGAGGCCCCAGCCTAGTGGCAGCAAGGAGGACAAGGATGGCAGCCTAGAGGTGACAGGTCAGCTAGGAGATGTCATGAAAGAGAGTGCCCGCATAGCCTACACCTTTGCCCGTGCCTTCCTGATGGAGCAGGACCCTGAAAATGACTTTCTGGTCACATCCCACATCCACCTGCATGTGCCTGAG GGCGCTACCCCCAAGGATGGCCCTAGTGCAGGTTGCACCATTGTCACTGCATTGCTGTCCCTAGCTCTGGGGCAGCCAGTGTTGCAGAACCTGGCCATGACTGGGGAAGTCTCCCTCACTGGTAAAGTGTTGCCTGTGGGTGGCATCAAGGAGAAGACCATTGCG GCTAAGCGTGCGGGAGTGACCTGCATCATTTTGCCTGCTGAGAACAGGAAGGACTTCTCAGACTTGGCTCCCTTCATCACAGAGGGCCTGGAGGTTCACTTCGTGGAACACTACCGCGACATCTTCCGAATTGCCTTCCCCCTGCGAGAGCACCAGGAAGCACTGGCTGTGGAAAGATGA